The proteins below are encoded in one region of uncultured Desulfovibrio sp.:
- a CDS encoding PqiC family protein, with product MTPCFTRLMPLLTMCALLGLLPLCTACGPSAPTHYYMLDSGETPLAADSLPPTVLRIAQVGIPGYLDRQGIVSRRPDSPRLRVDNFDIWAEPLDQGIRRVLREVLWPRLLPCGITVDCGNGNDGWDSVLVLNILRLDGAPGQTAHLEARWSVQDTAGRILAGGNYADSLDCPAQSGGDGSPSALVNTQSQLLQRMGRALAPQIARAAAPARGVAAR from the coding sequence ATGACCCCTTGCTTCACCCGTCTGATGCCCCTGCTGACCATGTGTGCCCTGCTGGGGCTGCTGCCGCTGTGCACGGCCTGCGGGCCGAGCGCCCCCACCCACTACTACATGCTGGACAGCGGCGAAACGCCCCTTGCCGCCGACAGCCTGCCCCCCACCGTGCTGCGCATCGCCCAGGTGGGCATTCCCGGCTATCTTGACCGCCAGGGCATTGTCAGCCGCCGCCCGGACAGCCCCCGCCTGCGGGTGGACAATTTCGATATCTGGGCCGAACCCCTGGATCAGGGTATCCGCCGTGTCCTGCGCGAAGTGCTCTGGCCGCGCCTGCTGCCCTGCGGCATCACCGTGGACTGCGGCAACGGCAATGACGGCTGGGACAGCGTGCTTGTGCTGAACATTCTGCGGCTGGACGGCGCACCGGGCCAGACCGCCCACCTGGAGGCCCGCTGGAGCGTGCAGGATACTGCCGGCCGCATCCTGGCCGGGGGCAACTACGCGGACAGCCTGGACTGCCCCGCCCAAAGCGGCGGAGACGGCAGCCCGTCCGCCCTGGTAAACACCCAGAGCCAGCTGCTGCAACGCATGGGCCGCGCCCTGGCGCCGCAGATCGCCCGGGCGGCTGCCCCGGCCCGGGGCGTGGCCGCCCGCTGA
- the grpE gene encoding nucleotide exchange factor GrpE, with amino-acid sequence MQHTNENDMYQRNAAHAQNRAADTTLPEDGAGNEGAVEEQGLPEEQPLPENLETLCREHICPQCAEKAAAEEARLRAAAEMDNFKKRLTREHEEQVRYAAEKILRDILPGLDNLELAMQYGSRDEACRDMLTGVTMTHKLMMEALARHGLTSVGAEGEPFTPELHEAVGFADRPDLEANTVAQVLQRGYKLGDRLLRPARVMVSQG; translated from the coding sequence ATGCAACACACCAATGAAAATGATATGTATCAGCGGAACGCCGCACATGCGCAGAACCGGGCCGCTGACACCACCCTGCCGGAAGATGGCGCGGGAAACGAAGGCGCCGTGGAAGAACAGGGGCTTCCCGAAGAGCAGCCCCTGCCGGAAAATCTGGAGACCCTCTGCCGGGAGCACATCTGTCCGCAGTGTGCGGAAAAGGCCGCCGCCGAGGAGGCCCGCCTGCGTGCCGCTGCGGAAATGGACAATTTCAAGAAGCGCCTGACCCGTGAGCACGAGGAGCAGGTTCGCTACGCCGCGGAAAAGATTCTGCGGGACATTCTGCCCGGGCTGGACAATCTTGAACTGGCCATGCAGTACGGCAGCCGTGACGAGGCCTGCCGCGACATGCTCACGGGCGTGACCATGACGCACAAACTTATGATGGAGGCCCTGGCCCGTCACGGGCTGACCTCTGTGGGCGCCGAAGGCGAACCCTTTACCCCGGAACTGCACGAGGCCGTCGGCTTTGCCGATCGCCCGGACCTGGAGGCCAATACCGTGGCCCAGGTGCTGCAACGTGGCTACAAGCTGGGCGACCGTCTGCTGCGGCCGGCCAGGGTCATGGTCAGCCAGGGGTAG